The genomic region TTACATCAGATGATCATTATACTCCTGAGTTTATTTCATCAATTTTGGTTGCTCTGCGTGAGAAACAATCAATTATCAGAGAGATCAATATAAATGGTGTTCAATTGTCGAAAGAAGATTGGAAAAATATTGTTAAGATGCGTTCTAGAACCATAAATACCATAACTCTGGTTGATTGTTTCGCGAAACCTGAAGATGTCTTGATTCTTTTTCCAAAAGAAATTTCTGAACAGAGTTCAAACTTTGGGATTTCTTTGGATGCAATACAGTTTAAACAACTCACTATAGGTGGTTCTAATATCACGAGGTATGCGGAATTCTTAAAGGAAACGGGAATAATTCGTTTTATTAATTATAGTTATGTGGGAGCAGTATTTGACCCTCCTCAGATTGAGATTAACCTTGTTTATAGATCACAGTATCCTCAGCCAGATCAAGATAGTCTATTAGCAAACTTGAGAGATAGCCTGGAGTATGTGACAAAAGCTGAAAAAACTGCTCGTAAGTCGCTCGTAACGTTTAATAAATGGAATCTATATCGTGGATATATTAAACGTGATCCTGAGACAGGCCGATTTATTTTTGATATGAGCTAAGCGTGGTAAAACCATTTATACTCAACTTAGCTAAAGATACGGAATTCTCTAGTCATTCCATTTGACTCCCCGACTATCTCACTGCGTTGCTCGTGTGCTAGGTGTATACGTCGCTCCTGATTCCTTGTCGGGAAATCAACTCAAACGACTATACCTGCGTATCTTTGGTCTCAATTTTCTGGTTGCCCTTCGCAGAGAGAGTCTGCTATCTTTCACCTTCAACTAAGATGAGTGTAGATAATTTAAAAATCTCTGTTGTCTTGTTTGTAGGGTTTGCTATCCTATTGGTATATTCTGTATGGGAGAGGCCAATATGCAGCCACAAGTGATCAGTTCTCAGGATTTATTTGCTAGAGCTTTAGAGAATAATGAGGGTGTATTAGCCTCAAATGGGGCGCTTCGTGTTCTGACGGGGCAGCGTACAGGGCGATCTCCTAAAGACAAATATATTGTTCGAGACTCAGTGACGGAATCAAAGGTTGCTTGGGGTGGGATGAATCAAGAGATTTCGCCTGAAACTTTTGAGCAAATCTGGCAAGAGGCGCATAGTTCTCTTTATGCTCATCCAATCTATGAAGATCGATTGCAGGTGGGGTCGCACCCCAGTTATCACACAACGGTTCATGTTCAATGTAACTTTGCTTGGCATACATTATTTTGTCAGGATCTGTTTATTGTTCCGGAAGTACCATTGGCAAAAACCGAATGGCACCTAATCAATGCTACTTATTATACACCTGATGCCAGTAAATACGGCTTGAATGGCCATGCTGCTGTGGTTCTTGATTTTACCCACAAGCGCGTCCTTATTTGTGGGACTCATTATGCAGGCGAGATGAAAAAAGCCATGTTCTCTGTCTTGAACTTTCTTTTGCCGGATCAAGACGTTTTGCCGATGCATTGTGCGGCTAATAAAGGCGCTGATGGCAAGACAACACTGTTCTTTGGTTTATCTGGAACAGGCAAAACAACGTTGTCGGCGGATCCTGACCGGCAACTGATTGGCGATGATGAGCATGGCTGGTCATCGGATGGCATCTTTAATTTTGAGGGTGGGTGTTATGCTAAGTGCATTCGGTTGTCTAAGGAAGGTGAGCCGCTGATCTGGGATGCGATTCGTCAGGGATCAATCATGGAAAATGTTGTCTTGGATGCCAATGGTGTGCCTGATTATGATGATGCTTCGATAACGGAGAACACGCGCGTTGTTTACCCGTTAGATTTTATTCCGGGACGAGCAACTGAACTTGTGCATGGACATCCCAATAGTGTTGTATTTTTGACGTGTGACTTATTTGGTGTATTGCCACCTGTTGCGCGGCTTAATCATGATCAGGTTATTGACTATTTTTTGACGGGGTATACAGCCTTAGTAGGAAGTACAGAGTTTGGGGCAGGCAAGGGAATCAAAACAACGTTTTCTGCTTGTTTTGGAGCGCCATTTTTTGCGCGCCCACCGCAAGAATATGCTGCATTATTGGTCAAACGCCTAAAGGAGACAGGGGCAGAGGTTTATCTTGTGAATACAGGCTGGGGCGGTGGTTCTTACGGAGAAGGGGGGGAACGTTTTCCATTAAAAGTAACACGTCGTATTATCTCAGCAATTACCAGCGGTGAGATTCGTAACTGTCATTATGAAAAACTTCAGCCATTTAATCTGGATATACCAACAGCGTTAGGGGATATTTCTTCATCGACCCTGAATCCAAGGCTTGTATGGAATACAGAAAAATACCAAGAAGCTGCGGATAAGCTTTTAGACCTTTTTATGCACCATAAAGGTTAATCGTTATACCTATTCTCAGAAATAGCCTTGCGGATGGATTCAAGGACGAGGCTAAGCAAGCCTACATATAGTAGGTGTGCAAAACCAATGTTCCACAAAATGCGCCGTAGGGCTATTTCTAAGAATTGGTATTAACTGATTTTGGTGGAAATAACAGATACAACACTGGAATAATGATAAGAGTTAGAAGGGTGGATGTGATTAATCCTCCAATGACAACTGTTGCTAAAGGCTTTTGAACTTCTGCTCCCGTACCGGTTGCAAGAGCCATAGGAATAAAACCAAGTGAGGCAACAAGTGCTGTCATAAGAACAGGGCGAAGTCGGGTTGTTGCTCCTTTGATTATTGCGTCAATTGGTGTTGTTGAGTTTTGTTGAAACTCTTTATTTATTGTCGTTACCATCACTAATCCATTGAGAACAGCTATACCCGATAGGGCAATAAAACCAACTGCAGCTGATATCGAAAAGGGAATTCCCCGTAAAAATAGACTTAAGACACCGCCGGTTAGTGCTAGGGGAATAGCTGTAAAGATAAACGATGCACCTAAAATTGAATTAAGCGCTGAAAAAAGAATTAAAAAGATAGCAAGAAAACACAGTGGGATAATCCACAACAGTCTTTCTTTTGCTTGCGCTAAATTTTTAAATTGCCCGCCCCACTCAATCCAATATCCTGTGGGTAGTTTAATATTAGCTAGCTTATTTTGCGCTTGTTGGACAAAGGTATTCGTGTCAGATCCACGGATGTTTGCTTGAACAGTAATACGTCTTTTTCCGTTTTCTCTGCTTATTTGGTAGGGACCGTCTTCAATAACTACAGACGCAATTTCTCGTAGTGGAATTGATGTGAATTTTTCCTCTGATTTCGTTAGTGTCGGCGTTAATTTCTTGATTGGATCTTTAAGGAATATGGGTAAATTATCAATCATCACTAAATTTTCTCGATAAGATTCATTTAGTTTAACGATAATATCAAAGCGTTTGTCCCCCTCGAACACAAGTCCTGATGGTTTCCCGCCAATTGCAATGCTTATTGTGTTTAAGACAGTGCTGACATTTAACCCTAATCTCGCCATTTTATCATAATTCAGTTTTATGTTGAGCATTGGGAGCCCAGTTGTTTGCTCTACTTTGACATCAGTTCCACCTTTTGTTTTTTGTAAAATTTCTGCAATGTCTGTTGCAATTTTATTGAGTTGCGCGAAATTATCGCCATATATTTTGACGGCAATGTCAGCCCTAACTCCTGCAATAAGTTCATTGAAACGCATCTGTATTGGCTGTGTAAATTCATAGACGTTGCCAATAAGAGAGTGTAGTCTTTCTTCAAACTTATCAATAAGTTGAACTTTTGAAATAGTAGGGTCTGGCCATTGACCTTTGGGTTTCAATATAACAAACGTATCTGATGTGTTCGGTGGCATAGGATCGGATGCGACTTCTGCTGTTCCTGTTTTTGAGAAAACATAATCAACTTCATCGAATGATTTAAGAGTCTTTTCAACATTAAATTGCATATCTTGTGATTGAGTTAGGGACGTACTTGGAATTCTGACTGCATGCACGGCAAGATCTTGCTCATCAAGTGTTGGTATGAATTCTTGCCCTAAGTGTGTAAAGAGAATAAACGATATAATAAAGAAACTACTTGCGGCTAAGATTATTATTTTAGGGATCTGCAGCGATTTTTTTAATATAGATAAATATAACCTATCAAGCTTTTCAAGGAAACCGTGGTTATTGTGTGCTGATGTTGATTTAATGAAAAGTGCTGCCATAGCGGGAACAAATGTTATTGATAAAACAAAGGCTGATAGTAAGGCAATGATAACGGTAATTGCCATAGGATAAAACATCTTGCCCTCAATACCAGTAAACGTAAGAAGCGGGACGTAAACTAGAATTAAAATCATCTGCCCAAATAAAGTTGGTTTGCTCATTTCTTTAGTTGATTCTATGACCTCTTTGAGACGTTCTTTTGTTGTTAATATATGGGAGTAGCTTTGTAAGCGACGAATATAATTTTCAATGATAATTACAGTTCCGTCAACGAGAAGGCCAAAATCTAGGGCACCTAAGCTCATAAGATTCGCGCTAGTTTTTGTCGCAATCATTCCCATAGATGTAAAGATCATTGTCATGGGAATAATTGATGCAGTGATCAGTGCAGCGCGTATGTTTTTAAGCATCAAAAAAAGAACAATAATAACAAGAAGTGCACCTTCAGCTAAATTTTTTGCAACTGTATTCAGTGTTGCGTTGACAAGTTTTGTTCTATTTAAAACGACCTCGGCCTTTATACCGGTGGGAAGATTATTTTTAATACTCTGAAATTTTTCATGTGCAGCTGTTGCTACGTCTCGACTGTTGGCGCCAATAAGCATTAAGGCTGTACCGACGACAACTTCTTGGCCATTTTTACTTGCGCTGCCTGTTCTTAGCTCTTTACCTATTTCTATGGTTGCTACATCTTTCAGATAAATCGGGGTTCCGTCACGAGTTGCAACAACAATGTTTTCTAGTTGAGGAATGTTTTCAATTCTTCCATCTGAGCGTACATTAAGTGATTCTCCGTTTCTTTCGATGTATCCTGCGCCAATGCTTACGTTGTTTTGTTCGATGACTTGTGTTATGTCTTCAAAACTCAATCCAAGAGCGATTAATTTCTCTGGGTTTGGTTGGACATGAAATTGCTTAACATAACCACCTATTGAATCAATCCCAGCAATGCCGGTTATAGCTCGCATTTGTGGCTTAATCAACCAGTCTTGCAGAGTGCGCAGATAACTTAGTTTCTCGATGGTGGTTTTAAGAATGGTTCCTTCAGGTGTTATATAATCACCGTTTTTTTGGAACCCAATTTGGCTATCAGAGGAT from Candidatus Paracaedibacteraceae bacterium harbors:
- a CDS encoding phosphoenolpyruvate carboxykinase (ATP); protein product: MQPQVISSQDLFARALENNEGVLASNGALRVLTGQRTGRSPKDKYIVRDSVTESKVAWGGMNQEISPETFEQIWQEAHSSLYAHPIYEDRLQVGSHPSYHTTVHVQCNFAWHTLFCQDLFIVPEVPLAKTEWHLINATYYTPDASKYGLNGHAAVVLDFTHKRVLICGTHYAGEMKKAMFSVLNFLLPDQDVLPMHCAANKGADGKTTLFFGLSGTGKTTLSADPDRQLIGDDEHGWSSDGIFNFEGGCYAKCIRLSKEGEPLIWDAIRQGSIMENVVLDANGVPDYDDASITENTRVVYPLDFIPGRATELVHGHPNSVVFLTCDLFGVLPPVARLNHDQVIDYFLTGYTALVGSTEFGAGKGIKTTFSACFGAPFFARPPQEYAALLVKRLKETGAEVYLVNTGWGGGSYGEGGERFPLKVTRRIISAITSGEIRNCHYEKLQPFNLDIPTALGDISSSTLNPRLVWNTEKYQEAADKLLDLFMHHKG
- a CDS encoding CusA/CzcA family heavy metal efflux RND transporter; the encoded protein is MLESIVKFATHNRYTVIALVTMTIILGINLGQHLPVDAVPDITNTQVQINTLAPGFSPFEVENQVTFPIETALSGIPGLETTRSLSRNGFSQVTAIFTDSTDIYFARQQVTEKLNEAKEILPNNVDPKMGPISTGLGEIYMWTLQYDTAQQSSDSQIGFQKNGDYITPEGTILKTTIEKLSYLRTLQDWLIKPQMRAITGIAGIDSIGGYVKQFHVQPNPEKLIALGLSFEDITQVIEQNNVSIGAGYIERNGESLNVRSDGRIENIPQLENIVVATRDGTPIYLKDVATIEIGKELRTGSASKNGQEVVVGTALMLIGANSRDVATAAHEKFQSIKNNLPTGIKAEVVLNRTKLVNATLNTVAKNLAEGALLVIIVLFLMLKNIRAALITASIIPMTMIFTSMGMIATKTSANLMSLGALDFGLLVDGTVIIIENYIRRLQSYSHILTTKERLKEVIESTKEMSKPTLFGQMILILVYVPLLTFTGIEGKMFYPMAITVIIALLSAFVLSITFVPAMAALFIKSTSAHNNHGFLEKLDRLYLSILKKSLQIPKIIILAASSFFIISFILFTHLGQEFIPTLDEQDLAVHAVRIPSTSLTQSQDMQFNVEKTLKSFDEVDYVFSKTGTAEVASDPMPPNTSDTFVILKPKGQWPDPTISKVQLIDKFEERLHSLIGNVYEFTQPIQMRFNELIAGVRADIAVKIYGDNFAQLNKIATDIAEILQKTKGGTDVKVEQTTGLPMLNIKLNYDKMARLGLNVSTVLNTISIAIGGKPSGLVFEGDKRFDIIVKLNESYRENLVMIDNLPIFLKDPIKKLTPTLTKSEEKFTSIPLREIASVVIEDGPYQISRENGKRRITVQANIRGSDTNTFVQQAQNKLANIKLPTGYWIEWGGQFKNLAQAKERLLWIIPLCFLAIFLILFSALNSILGASFIFTAIPLALTGGVLSLFLRGIPFSISAAVGFIALSGIAVLNGLVMVTTINKEFQQNSTTPIDAIIKGATTRLRPVLMTALVASLGFIPMALATGTGAEVQKPLATVVIGGLITSTLLTLIIIPVLYLLFPPKSVNTNS